In Methanonatronarchaeum thermophilum, a genomic segment contains:
- a CDS encoding CDP-alcohol phosphatidyltransferase family protein: MLNRLRPLASQTTQPITKKLAQKNITPDQLSITSLIAAILSAIAYILGNLILAGTLVLINSILDLLDGELARTLGTTNRKGDFVDHIIDRYADILILTGITLSPYAPTELGIIAITTVLMTSYLGTQAQAVGAGRVYSGLLGRANRLVLIILATYLTAIYPTNINRYTILGWLLIIFITLGIITIIQRAIQIKTNIK; this comes from the coding sequence ATGCTAAACAGACTAAGACCACTAGCCAGTCAAACAACCCAACCAATAACAAAAAAACTAGCACAAAAAAACATCACACCCGACCAACTCTCAATAACATCACTAATAGCAGCAATACTCTCCGCAATCGCATACATACTTGGAAACCTAATACTAGCCGGGACACTCGTACTAATAAACTCAATACTCGACCTACTAGACGGAGAACTAGCAAGAACACTAGGAACCACAAACCGAAAAGGCGATTTCGTCGACCACATAATAGACCGATACGCCGACATACTAATACTCACCGGAATCACACTATCACCCTACGCCCCAACAGAACTTGGAATAATCGCAATAACAACAGTACTAATGACAAGCTACCTAGGAACGCAAGCCCAAGCCGTAGGAGCCGGAAGAGTATACTCAGGCCTACTAGGAAGAGCAAACAGACTCGTACTAATAATACTAGCCACATACCTCACAGCAATATACCCCACCAACATAAATAGATACACAATACTAGGATGGCTATTAATCATATTCATAACACTAGGAATAATAACAATAATCCAGAGAGCAATCCAAATAAAAACCAATATAAAATAA
- the moaA gene encoding GTP 3',8-cyclase MoaA, which yields MACSIEDRYGREITNLRFSLTQACNLDCIYCHNEGENGDRCSQITQQQIVEAVKLGNKYGIEKVKLSGGEPLLRPDLTTIIKKISPYLKDLSLTTNAILLPQKIDELYKAGLNRVNISLDSLNPSTYRDLTGGGNLKKALKGIDAAEQSDLYPVKINTVLLNTLNTNEIKEFINYAKNKDIILQFIEYHDTNTLQDQENYSQYHYNIDPIEKQLKNQADQIETRRMHHRKKYYIDNAEIEVVRPMHNTEFCENCTRLRVTSCGEFKPCLMREDNHIPFKKDMEKALLKAINQREPYF from the coding sequence ATGGCTTGTTCCATTGAAGATAGGTATGGCCGTGAAATAACAAACTTGAGGTTTTCTCTAACACAGGCATGTAATTTAGACTGCATCTACTGTCATAACGAAGGTGAAAATGGAGATAGATGCAGCCAGATTACACAGCAACAGATTGTAGAAGCAGTTAAATTAGGAAATAAATATGGGATTGAAAAGGTGAAGCTTTCAGGAGGCGAACCCTTACTACGACCAGACCTAACAACAATAATAAAGAAAATCTCTCCCTACTTAAAAGACCTATCTTTAACAACAAACGCAATTCTACTACCCCAAAAGATAGATGAACTATATAAAGCCGGTTTAAACCGCGTGAACATAAGCCTAGATTCCTTAAACCCATCAACATACAGAGACCTCACCGGTGGAGGCAACCTAAAAAAAGCTTTAAAAGGAATCGATGCTGCAGAACAATCAGATTTGTATCCAGTTAAAATAAACACAGTATTACTGAACACCTTAAATACAAACGAAATCAAAGAGTTCATAAACTACGCCAAAAACAAAGACATCATATTACAGTTCATAGAGTATCACGACACAAACACACTTCAAGACCAAGAAAACTACAGCCAATATCACTACAACATAGATCCAATTGAAAAACAACTAAAAAACCAAGCAGACCAAATCGAAACACGCAGAATGCACCATAGAAAAAAATACTACATAGATAATGCTGAAATCGAAGTTGTCCGACCGATGCACAACACAGAGTTCTGTGAAAACTGCACCAGACTAAGAGTCACAAGCTGTGGAGAATTTAAACCATGCCTCATGCGAGAAGACAACCACATCCCATTCAAAAAAGACATGGAAAAAGCATTACTAAAAGCAATTAACCAAAGAGAACCCTACTTCTAA
- a CDS encoding rhomboid family intramembrane serine protease, giving the protein MVSISTRCSECDEIEYMPYTCKFCGQEFCAEHRLPENHSCPGLSDYKAKLRSQGKIMDPKNGSVGSEPSLVDKYLPFLSYFKGNVALLLLGLIFIAYVVQIVLRGIDPLLEVSVFFLGPDFVERPWSILSSMFAHGNEFHLFVNAIVLFFFGPELERRVGSRRLIEVYLVAGIVGGLAHVLFMDSYVVGASGAIFGVFGALTMLAPNMRIFLVVIPMKLWVATVIFVVLNVAMIGQGPIASLAHLGGLGIGLLYGLLFKNDGDQKPKSDLLRGGRKRY; this is encoded by the coding sequence TTGGTTAGTATATCGACTAGATGTTCTGAATGTGATGAGATTGAATACATGCCTTATACATGTAAGTTCTGTGGGCAGGAGTTTTGTGCTGAACACAGGCTTCCTGAAAACCATTCATGTCCTGGTTTATCTGATTATAAGGCTAAGTTGAGGAGTCAAGGGAAGATAATGGATCCAAAGAACGGTAGTGTGGGTTCAGAACCTAGTTTGGTTGATAAATATCTTCCATTTTTATCATATTTTAAGGGAAATGTTGCTTTACTTTTACTTGGCTTGATTTTCATAGCTTATGTAGTTCAAATTGTATTGAGAGGTATAGATCCTTTGTTGGAGGTTTCAGTTTTCTTTTTAGGCCCTGATTTTGTTGAAAGACCTTGGTCGATTTTATCAAGTATGTTTGCTCATGGTAATGAGTTCCATCTATTTGTCAATGCCATCGTATTGTTTTTCTTTGGACCTGAGTTAGAGAGACGTGTTGGTAGTAGGCGTTTGATCGAGGTATACTTAGTAGCAGGTATTGTTGGTGGCTTGGCTCACGTTTTATTTATGGATAGTTATGTGGTTGGTGCGAGTGGAGCGATTTTTGGTGTTTTCGGGGCTTTAACGATGTTGGCGCCGAATATGCGTATCTTCTTGGTTGTTATTCCAATGAAGTTGTGGGTTGCAACCGTGATTTTTGTAGTGCTTAATGTAGCTATGATTGGTCAAGGCCCGATAGCCAGTTTAGCACATCTAGGTGGCCTTGGAATAGGTCTGTTGTATGGATTGTTATTTAAGAATGACGGTGATCAGAAACCTAAATCAGATCTATTAAGAGGCGGTCGGAAGAGGTATTAA
- a CDS encoding isocitrate/isopropylmalate dehydrogenase family protein — MHEIPVLPGDGIGPEIIDEGKKVIEAAADVHNFNIKWKEYPYGADHYLETGETIPEHALKELSKYDAIYLGGLGDPRVEPGVLEKGILLKLRFYFDQYVNLRPIKLLPGADCPLKNPGDIDFVVLRENTEDFYVGVGGRAEKGKSQKTLEIERELYNLKFDLDIESDSEEIAYQLGVITQEGAERIIEYAFDYAEKTNRERVTGVDKANVLSDIYGFWREILEETSSKYPDIEHEYNYVDAATMWFVKNPEWYQVVVTPNMFGDIITDLGAMIQGGLGLAPGGNINPNGTSMFEPIHGTAPKHAGKNKVNPIATIWSGALMLRHINEDKAADTIIKAISETVENGKTLTYDMGGNAGTDEVGTEIARRIHENG, encoded by the coding sequence ATGCATGAAATACCTGTATTACCTGGAGACGGAATAGGCCCCGAAATAATAGATGAAGGAAAAAAAGTAATTGAAGCCGCAGCAGACGTACACAACTTCAACATCAAATGGAAAGAATATCCATACGGCGCAGACCACTACTTAGAGACAGGGGAAACAATCCCTGAACACGCCCTTAAAGAACTCTCCAAATACGACGCAATATACCTAGGTGGGTTAGGAGACCCTAGAGTAGAACCAGGAGTGCTTGAAAAAGGAATACTACTAAAACTAAGGTTTTATTTCGACCAATACGTAAATTTAAGACCAATAAAACTATTACCAGGAGCAGACTGTCCATTAAAAAACCCTGGAGACATAGATTTCGTAGTATTAAGAGAGAACACCGAAGACTTCTACGTAGGTGTTGGCGGCAGAGCTGAAAAAGGCAAATCACAGAAAACACTTGAAATAGAAAGAGAACTCTACAACCTCAAATTCGACCTCGACATCGAAAGCGATTCAGAAGAAATCGCATACCAACTCGGAGTTATAACCCAAGAAGGAGCTGAAAGAATAATCGAATACGCATTCGATTACGCAGAAAAAACAAACCGAGAAAGAGTTACAGGCGTAGACAAAGCAAACGTACTATCCGACATATATGGATTCTGGAGAGAAATACTAGAAGAAACAAGCAGCAAATACCCAGACATAGAACACGAATACAACTACGTCGACGCAGCAACAATGTGGTTCGTTAAAAACCCAGAATGGTACCAAGTAGTCGTCACACCCAACATGTTCGGAGACATAATAACCGATTTAGGAGCAATGATACAAGGAGGCCTCGGACTAGCACCAGGCGGAAACATAAATCCAAACGGAACAAGCATGTTCGAACCAATACACGGAACAGCTCCAAAACACGCAGGTAAAAACAAAGTAAACCCAATAGCAACAATCTGGTCCGGAGCACTAATGCTAAGACACATAAACGAAGACAAAGCCGCAGACACAATAATAAAAGCAATATCAGAAACCGTAGAAAACGGAAAAACACTCACCTACGACATGGGTGGAAACGCAGGAACAGACGAAGTCGGAACAGAGATAGCTCGGAGGATACACGAAAATGGATAA
- a CDS encoding 3-isopropylmalate dehydratase small subunit, with amino-acid sequence MSRAWKFGDDISTDAIIPGRYLTMNTPEELAEYVFESERNEFASEVEKGDIIVAGENFGCGSSREHAPLAIKGAGVDTVIAKSFARIFFRNSINLGLMVAISDEADKIEDGDEIEIKDNKIVNKTKNESYNIEKAPSFIENIVQHNGLLKYVEKEML; translated from the coding sequence ATGAGTAGAGCTTGGAAGTTTGGAGACGATATAAGTACAGACGCAATAATACCGGGTAGATACTTAACTATGAACACACCGGAAGAACTCGCAGAATATGTATTTGAAAGTGAAAGAAACGAGTTTGCAAGTGAGGTTGAAAAAGGTGACATAATCGTTGCCGGTGAGAACTTTGGTTGTGGAAGCAGTCGTGAACACGCACCACTAGCTATAAAAGGAGCTGGTGTTGACACAGTTATAGCTAAAAGCTTCGCTAGAATCTTCTTCAGAAACTCCATAAACCTAGGTTTGATGGTTGCTATCTCAGATGAAGCTGACAAGATAGAAGATGGAGACGAAATAGAGATAAAAGACAACAAAATCGTGAACAAAACCAAAAACGAGTCATACAACATAGAAAAAGCCCCTAGCTTCATAGAAAACATAGTTCAGCACAATGGATTGTTAAAATACGTAGAGAAGGAGATGCTATAA
- a CDS encoding 3-isopropylmalate dehydratase large subunit yields the protein MPKTIVEKILSKSSGKDLKAGDYAFADIDLAMANDITAPLAVEGFQQIADKVWDPNKIYIPLDHQAPADSINAAENHKKLREFAREQGIKLYDVGEGVCHQLMLENHVEPGQLVIGADSHTCTYGAVGAFATGVGSTDMAAAFATGKLWFKVPQTIKINLTGQTKQNVSAKDIILKLCKKIEADGALYKALEITGPTTKNLTIPSRATLTNMAIEMGAKTAIIQPDKKTEEYTGVEAPEWLYSDPDADYVQEIELDVSSLEPQIAVPHQVDNVHDITEVEGTKIDQVFIGSCTNGRLEDLEAAAKVVKGRSFSEDVRVIVVPASRDVYNKAEEKGFLKTLFEAGAVVEAPCCGPCMGGSFGLLAGGEVGLATSNRNFRGREGSPDAEVYLSSPEVAAESGIQGKIAKPRGDF from the coding sequence ATGCCAAAAACAATTGTAGAAAAAATACTATCTAAATCCAGTGGAAAAGACCTAAAGGCTGGAGATTATGCCTTTGCAGATATAGACCTAGCAATGGCAAACGACATAACAGCACCACTAGCCGTAGAAGGTTTCCAACAAATAGCAGACAAAGTCTGGGACCCAAATAAAATATATATCCCACTAGACCATCAAGCACCAGCAGACTCAATAAACGCCGCAGAAAACCATAAAAAATTGAGGGAGTTTGCTAGGGAGCAGGGTATTAAGTTGTATGATGTTGGTGAAGGTGTTTGCCACCAACTAATGTTGGAGAACCATGTGGAGCCAGGGCAGTTGGTTATAGGAGCCGACAGCCACACCTGCACCTACGGTGCAGTAGGAGCGTTCGCAACAGGAGTAGGATCAACAGACATGGCAGCAGCATTCGCAACAGGAAAACTATGGTTCAAAGTACCACAAACAATCAAAATAAACCTAACAGGACAAACAAAACAAAACGTAAGCGCAAAAGACATAATCCTAAAACTATGCAAAAAAATAGAAGCAGACGGAGCACTCTACAAAGCCCTAGAAATCACAGGACCAACAACAAAAAACCTAACAATCCCATCAAGAGCAACACTAACCAACATGGCAATAGAAATGGGAGCAAAAACAGCAATAATACAACCAGACAAAAAAACAGAAGAATACACCGGAGTTGAAGCACCGGAATGGCTATATTCCGATCCTGATGCAGATTACGTACAGGAAATCGAATTAGACGTTTCCTCTTTGGAGCCGCAGATAGCTGTTCCCCACCAGGTCGACAACGTCCACGATATAACAGAGGTTGAAGGCACCAAAATCGATCAGGTGTTTATCGGTTCTTGTACTAATGGACGTCTTGAAGATTTAGAGGCTGCAGCCAAGGTAGTTAAAGGACGTAGTTTTTCTGAAGATGTTCGTGTTATAGTGGTTCCTGCAAGTAGAGATGTATACAACAAAGCTGAAGAAAAAGGATTTTTAAAAACATTGTTTGAAGCCGGCGCTGTTGTTGAAGCACCATGCTGTGGCCCGTGTATGGGTGGTAGTTTTGGTTTGCTTGCCGGTGGTGAAGTCGGGTTAGCTACTTCTAACCGTAATTTCCGTGGAAGAGAGGGTTCACCTGACGCTGAAGTATATCTTAGTTCACCGGAAGTTGCTGCTGAAAGCGGTATACAAGGAAAGATAGCTAAACCAAGAGGTGATTTTTAA
- the trxA gene encoding thioredoxin, giving the protein MNRDKDLDKIRKKKIKKLKEKLEKENMNEGKPIEVTDENFEEVVSKNEMVIIDAWAEWCNPCKKLEPVIEELAEEYQDEIIFGKLNVDENGGVARKYGIMSIPTLLFFEDGELVNRTVGALPKQQLQSVIEKVTA; this is encoded by the coding sequence ATGAACCGAGATAAAGATCTTGACAAGATTAGAAAAAAGAAAATAAAAAAACTTAAAGAGAAACTGGAGAAAGAAAACATGAACGAAGGTAAACCTATAGAAGTTACAGACGAAAACTTCGAAGAAGTAGTTAGCAAAAACGAAATGGTCATAATCGACGCCTGGGCAGAATGGTGCAACCCATGCAAAAAACTAGAGCCAGTTATAGAAGAACTCGCAGAAGAATACCAAGACGAAATCATCTTCGGAAAACTAAACGTCGATGAAAACGGCGGAGTCGCAAGAAAATACGGAATAATGTCTATACCAACCCTACTGTTCTTCGAAGACGGAGAACTAGTAAACAGAACAGTCGGAGCCCTACCAAAACAACAACTACAAAGCGTCATAGAAAAAGTAACAGCCTAA
- a CDS encoding zinc metalloprotease HtpX, with protein sequence MFSNLKLKASMMASLGAIIGATTLALAIVLMFADAPILLSVLLVVPFFLLQWLFAPTIVEKAYKVEEADPQQYRQYHESVERIARQSGIDKPHVMIADMDLPNAFAYGNFRSGDKVAITTGLLKRLEWEEVEAVIAHEIGHLKHNDSTYMMVLSILPALFLVLGRMLFYSSLFGSQNDSKPMILIAVASMVFYLILQICIMYFSRLREYYADRHSANVVRNGDQKLASGLMKISNGIDSIKKQDSQRSRSRSRNPRAQGMSGMMGGASPMALSMKPLLIADPDVTGNLADRRQITEYAEQDLSLREKLMELFSTHPNIKKRLRALKL encoded by the coding sequence ATGTTTTCAAACTTAAAGCTAAAAGCATCGATGATGGCTTCTTTAGGAGCTATTATTGGAGCCACAACACTGGCATTAGCAATCGTATTAATGTTCGCTGACGCACCAATACTACTATCAGTATTACTAGTGGTTCCGTTCTTCCTACTACAATGGCTTTTTGCTCCAACAATAGTGGAGAAAGCATACAAGGTTGAAGAAGCAGATCCACAGCAATACAGACAGTACCATGAATCGGTTGAAAGAATAGCTAGGCAGTCAGGGATAGATAAACCACACGTCATGATCGCTGACATGGACCTACCTAACGCATTCGCCTACGGAAATTTCCGTAGTGGCGACAAAGTTGCTATAACAACTGGATTGCTAAAAAGACTTGAATGGGAAGAAGTTGAAGCCGTAATAGCTCACGAAATCGGACACCTAAAACACAACGACTCAACATACATGATGGTTCTATCAATACTACCAGCACTATTCCTAGTTCTAGGTAGGATGTTATTTTACTCATCACTTTTCGGGTCACAAAACGACAGCAAACCAATGATACTCATCGCTGTAGCCTCAATGGTCTTCTACCTAATACTACAGATATGCATAATGTACTTCAGCAGACTCAGAGAATACTATGCAGACCGTCATTCAGCAAACGTAGTTAGAAACGGCGATCAAAAACTAGCAAGCGGCCTAATGAAAATAAGCAATGGAATCGACAGCATCAAAAAACAAGACTCACAGAGATCTAGATCTAGATCTAGAAATCCAAGAGCACAAGGTATGTCAGGAATGATGGGTGGCGCAAGCCCAATGGCACTCTCAATGAAACCATTATTGATAGCAGACCCCGACGTCACAGGAAATCTAGCAGACAGAAGACAGATAACAGAATACGCAGAACAAGACCTATCACTACGAGAAAAACTAATGGAACTGTTCTCAACACACCCAAACATCAAAAAAAGACTCAGAGCACTCAAACTCTAA
- the endA gene encoding tRNA-intron lyase, giving the protein MPEINENGVQIQNQNKIKDLQESYYGKITNNTLLLNHIEAAYLTEKNKLKLNKEKLIETASKHTPRFELKFIVYRDLRERGLFMKQGGESADLFLYDRGKKPDKHQFKYLVHIYSEKDKININWILKRTKKSENLRKKTLLALVDGEGDITYYQTKKTNPKGTAKQIKNTQARGTLLEERTLLWKNGEKLYNKYFYGKPFSGNIYQLSLTETQYLKDKKHLKLKTNNKKIKQKTADPKRFTKKYQVYKDLRERGLIPKTGFKFGTDYRVYKKYKNPNNLSHAEYLVHTTDKKTELHPPELSGTVRLTQNVRKKILFAVVDRKINYIEIERIKL; this is encoded by the coding sequence ATGCCGGAAATAAACGAAAACGGAGTACAAATCCAAAACCAAAACAAAATCAAAGACCTACAAGAAAGCTATTACGGAAAAATAACAAACAACACCCTACTACTCAACCACATAGAAGCAGCATACCTAACAGAAAAAAACAAACTAAAACTAAACAAAGAAAAACTAATCGAAACAGCCAGCAAACACACACCAAGATTCGAACTAAAATTCATAGTATACAGAGACCTCAGAGAAAGAGGCCTATTCATGAAACAAGGCGGAGAATCCGCAGACCTATTCCTATACGACAGGGGGAAAAAACCAGACAAACACCAATTCAAATACCTAGTACACATCTACTCAGAGAAAGACAAAATAAACATAAACTGGATACTCAAAAGAACCAAAAAATCAGAAAACCTAAGAAAAAAAACACTACTCGCCCTAGTAGACGGAGAAGGCGACATAACATACTACCAAACCAAAAAAACCAACCCAAAAGGAACAGCCAAACAAATAAAAAACACACAAGCAAGAGGAACACTACTCGAAGAAAGAACACTACTATGGAAAAACGGAGAAAAACTATACAACAAATACTTCTACGGAAAACCATTCTCAGGAAACATATACCAACTATCACTAACAGAAACCCAATACCTAAAAGACAAAAAACACCTCAAACTCAAAACAAACAACAAAAAAATCAAACAAAAAACAGCCGACCCCAAAAGATTCACCAAAAAATACCAAGTATACAAAGACCTTAGGGAAAGAGGCCTAATACCAAAAACAGGATTCAAATTCGGAACAGACTACCGAGTATACAAAAAATATAAAAACCCAAACAACCTAAGCCACGCCGAATACCTAGTACACACAACAGACAAAAAAACAGAACTACACCCACCAGAACTATCAGGAACAGTAAGACTAACACAAAACGTAAGAAAAAAAATACTATTCGCAGTAGTCGACCGAAAAATCAACTACATAGAAATAGAAAGAATCAAACTCTAA
- a CDS encoding tryptophan--tRNA ligase, whose amino-acid sequence MDPWTSDKIEDYGKLKKEFGIQDLDKTKIKNPHPLMEREIVFGHRDFNLILNAIKNNQPYAAMSGFVPTGQPHLGHKMVMDQLIWHQQQGAQIYAAIADMEALAARNLPLKQSKKSGKNYLLSLIALGLNPENTQLYYQSQQQQVRNLAFEASNKMNYGELKSIYGFNNQTTLAHMYAAPIQSADILYPQTPSQGGPKPVIVPAGTDQDPHLRLVRDISKRMRLFSIEKTNNHYKIRSRHATQKQINQLKQKLQKHGKTKTYTEHIEIKTNNPKIPEIVRQHEIQNKGYGFYPPSSTYHRFMTGLKGGKMSSSVKDSYIALTDKPQKAADKIMKAKTGGQENLKQQKKEGGEPENCAIYELLYFHLIQNNKHIKEIYNNCKQGQRLCGQCKKETAEHMKQFLKTHQEKRKQAKKTLKKHLN is encoded by the coding sequence ATCGACCCATGGACCTCAGACAAAATAGAAGACTACGGAAAACTAAAAAAAGAATTCGGAATCCAAGACCTAGACAAAACAAAAATTAAAAACCCACACCCCCTAATGGAAAGAGAAATAGTCTTCGGACACAGAGACTTCAACCTAATACTAAACGCAATCAAAAACAACCAACCATATGCAGCCATGAGCGGGTTCGTACCAACAGGACAACCACACCTAGGCCACAAAATGGTGATGGACCAACTAATCTGGCACCAACAACAAGGAGCCCAAATATACGCAGCTATAGCAGACATGGAAGCCCTAGCAGCACGAAACCTACCACTAAAACAAAGCAAAAAATCAGGCAAAAACTACCTACTAAGCCTAATAGCACTCGGCCTCAACCCCGAAAACACACAACTATACTACCAATCACAACAACAACAAGTCAGAAACCTCGCATTCGAAGCATCAAACAAAATGAACTACGGCGAACTAAAATCCATATACGGATTCAACAACCAAACAACACTAGCCCACATGTACGCAGCACCAATACAATCAGCAGACATACTATACCCACAAACACCAAGCCAAGGCGGTCCAAAACCAGTAATAGTCCCAGCAGGAACCGACCAAGACCCCCACCTCCGGCTAGTAAGAGACATATCCAAAAGAATGCGACTATTCAGCATAGAAAAAACAAACAACCACTACAAAATAAGATCAAGACACGCAACACAAAAACAAATCAACCAACTAAAACAAAAACTCCAAAAACACGGAAAAACAAAAACCTACACAGAACACATCGAAATAAAAACAAACAACCCAAAAATACCAGAAATAGTCAGACAACACGAAATACAAAACAAAGGATACGGATTCTACCCACCCAGCTCAACATACCACAGATTCATGACAGGACTAAAAGGAGGCAAAATGAGCAGCAGCGTAAAAGACAGCTACATAGCCCTAACAGACAAACCACAAAAAGCCGCAGACAAAATAATGAAAGCAAAAACAGGAGGCCAAGAAAACCTCAAACAACAAAAAAAAGAAGGCGGAGAACCAGAAAACTGCGCAATATACGAACTACTATACTTCCACCTAATACAAAACAACAAACACATCAAAGAAATATACAACAACTGCAAACAAGGACAAAGACTATGCGGCCAATGCAAAAAAGAAACCGCCGAACACATGAAACAATTCCTAAAAACACACCAAGAAAAAAGAAAACAAGCCAAAAAAACACTCAAAAAACACCTAAACTAA
- a CDS encoding transposase: MKQVDKAFQSYFKLVEKAREGKYDSNKVSPPNYLDKEGFYLLDFPNQMFQIKDNYLRIGVPKKFREEFGYEQKEIQTLFTYKEVRNKNIKRLQILPKANAKYFKYRLVYKEEKNPIETKEDTFLSIDLGVNNLATFADHSGRSAIIDGRKLKSINRWYNKEIARLRNIKDKQDIECDTKQIKKLFKNRRNKIHDYLNKTVHKIIEHCKDNRIGTVLVGNGKDWKQKVNIGDKKTKTLSRYRSTHSSRS; encoded by the coding sequence ATGAAACAGGTAGACAAAGCCTTCCAATCCTACTTCAAGTTGGTGGAGAAAGCTAGAGAAGGTAAATACGACTCTAACAAAGTATCACCACCAAACTACCTCGATAAGGAAGGATTCTACTTACTCGACTTCCCCAACCAAATGTTCCAAATCAAAGATAACTATCTCAGGATTGGCGTACCCAAGAAGTTTAGAGAAGAGTTTGGGTACGAACAGAAAGAAATCCAAACACTATTCACATACAAAGAAGTGAGAAATAAAAATATAAAAAGACTACAGATCCTACCAAAAGCCAACGCAAAATACTTCAAATACAGACTAGTATACAAAGAAGAAAAAAACCCTATCGAAACAAAAGAAGATACATTCCTATCCATAGACCTCGGTGTGAATAACCTCGCCACCTTTGCCGACCACTCTGGACGCTCAGCCATAATAGACGGGCGTAAACTCAAATCAATAAACAGATGGTACAACAAGGAGATAGCAAGGTTGAGAAATATCAAGGACAAACAAGATATAGAATGCGATACTAAACAGATAAAAAAACTATTCAAGAATAGACGGAACAAAATACACGACTACCTAAACAAAACCGTACACAAAATAATTGAACACTGCAAAGATAACAGGATAGGAACTGTACTGGTCGGTAATGGTAAAGACTGGAAACAAAAGGTAAATATCGGTGATAAAAAAACCAAAACTTTGTCCAGATACCGTTCGACACATTCAAGCAGAAGTTGA
- a CDS encoding zinc ribbon domain-containing protein, with the protein MKHKCEYYEIDFKLVNESHTTKCSFLDGEPVEHHEEYIGTRIERGLFKAGDGTLINADVNGAHNIARRGIGKYNETSSDVRGVVTTPETTTVDPTSATQVGEVGGNH; encoded by the coding sequence TTGAAACACAAGTGCGAATACTACGAGATAGACTTTAAACTGGTGAACGAATCACACACAACCAAATGTTCTTTTTTAGACGGAGAACCTGTAGAACATCACGAAGAGTACATAGGTACGAGAATAGAAAGAGGTCTCTTTAAAGCAGGTGACGGCACTCTCATAAACGCTGATGTGAACGGTGCACATAACATAGCCAGACGGGGCATCGGAAAGTACAATGAGACCTCTTCTGATGTCAGGGGTGTTGTGACAACGCCCGAAACCACTACTGTTGACCCGACCTCTGCAACGCAAGTCGGTGAAGTAGGTGGTAACCATTAA